The DNA region gcgtcctccgtgacaatttttccagattatcgatattattgatcgttggatacgtcgattgatcgcctgctgttcccatcactcaggtttgaccctttttattacgctgtgctttgtgtttgtgttcagtatgtcttgtgttcactacaggttccagagtcgactcacctacgactcgctccagtttgaaggcctcaacatcagcgcgggggagctgaagcggcagatcatgaggagcaagaggctgaagttctgccagctgaagatcagcaacgcccagactgatgaaggtgagttgaggaaaagacacttcaactgttctacgctaacattagatgcgttacatcagacacttctggaagctgtaaggtggtgctgatgctgacatgtagggatgttttggctgttttaaaaggctaatggctctcaaagtataccgtgctccataattatgtgctgattctgattttattttgctgtcagaatacacagatgatgctctcatccctaaaaacacgtcggtcatcatcagacggatccctgcggcgggactgaagtcctcaaacagaagatttgttgggtaagtgctgtgaaatgagcacacgcgtcctctgttagatgttatatgaagactcctggtctgtccctggtgttttagtcacacaagctcctttgttttgcagacatcaagctggacgctggcgtaaaccttcacctagagctgatccttcactcctctcactggagcagttgttgaaggtattgaacaaatgaatagcacaatagcaaaacgcaatgtaaagcacacaatatacgcacacgcactcagcttcttagggagatttgagattgtttgaagggttgagggtgaaaaagattcaaatgtgcaaatgcctgtgaaacagactgagaatctggctgaggcaaaggcgtcagaggaggacaagctgaaagcggtgatgtaccagtccagcctgtgctactactccagcaggtgagcgttcagacactgacaggtttgctttgtgagagatgtctgagctgattctcatggttctgatgttcactagtgaggccatgaggctgcttgggatcccgggacaccacattaggcactgccccactaatgtggtaactgggttttccaagctcacggttgctgtgaacttgagctcttgtcctcatcagtcagattgtttgctcagagtttgactgtcactcctcaattcacagggcagccgctccgcgccgcacaagcgcatccggaagagcacagggattcctgttggaggtggacgacccagaccgaaagggagtcatgatagacggcagcggcagatacgtcattcccatcatagacgcgtgagtaaactgtacttggcatagccgcatgttctagtgtttgtccaaataccacatgatgtctgcttgtgtgtgtttgcgctcgatctgttcagtgaggcctatgctgctgagaagagaaagaggccgtccttctcctgccagaccgagcctttgccctcctcgtcctcagcaggtgcggcatcttcggtccgggacgccggagggaaacggtcccgctccccatcttcaccagagacgcgcggcgaccagaagagaccacgtcgctgagagaccttcatccaagagacctggagccgacgtgtaaatattgtacatagtttattaataaaagataataaagattatagccgcatgaactgtgtggactggttaaccttcactccagcagtgcaacacacacatacacacacacacacacacacgaatgaattcataaacacaatatcatgaagttttgctttaatttaggaaaagagaaactcttctgggctaaaatctgatgggtttttttcagcgttcttacttcagtctttaatgtcaggtgatccttcaaatgtcagtgtaaagtgttgagtacactattagtgctcagtcgtgtttttttttttttattatttatttattgcagaacaaagccagcatacatagctagcaacaactatatacaagccagggtttgcattaaataaaaatacataaagaaatttcaaataataataataataaaataaagacattacaataataaatgaataacaatacacagaaaaaaaagaaaaaaaaaactctggggtgagaattaactagttattatataagaaattttctcaataaaatcggACCATGCTTTGATTGTATGGGGTTTAGCTCTGTTAATTCTTGCAGTGGAACGTTCTTACAGTGCAATATTTTTTAGTTCAATAAGCCACATTTTATCCGCTGGAAATGAGGGTTCAtgccatattttaaatataactttCTTGGCTGCAGTTAGTGCAGTATGAAATATCCTGCGTTGGGAATTGTTTAGGTTTAGATCATAATCATCATTCAATAAACAGATATTAGGGTATTTGGGAATGAACATCTCACACAATTCTGAAGTAGTTTGAAATACCTTATCCCAAAATGTACTGATAAGTGGACATTCAAAAAACATATGCATGTATGTCCCCACAGAGTTTGAATTACACAGTGTACAAAAAGGGGTAGGTAACCGTTTCATGCGGTGAAGCACATATGGAGTTGCATAAGCCTTGTGGATCAGTTTATAGTGTATGAGTTGATGGGCAGGATTCTTAGACATCACCTGGATACTTTCCCATATCTAGTCCCAGTTCAGTTGGTAAGAGGACAGTTCCTTTTCCCATATTGTGATGATGGGGAGTGCAACAGAGTCATAATTAAGCAGTTTGTTGTAAATGCATGAGATTGATCCACGTGACTGAGAGAAATTCACACAGTCCCGCAATGGATGATTGTCCAAATTACAGTTCCACGGAACTCCATAAGCGCGCATTGCACTTCTCAGCCTTAAATACAGAAAGTAGGAATGTCCGGGGAGATTGTAACCTTCTTTCAAATCCTGGAAAGACCTCAAGCCCTGGTTGTCGAAGATATCACCCAACACAGAAATACCTTGATCTGACCACAGCTTATATATAAAGGGCTTACCCCCAGATTGTAAATGATAATTGTTCCAAATCGGAGATTCTTTTGTAAATTTGTTGGTGCATCCAGTAAATTTGCAAACATCATACCATATTTTAAGGGAGTCAACCACTATTctattatcaattttttttactttcttttaggTAATCCCGTAAATAACAAATCTTGTAGTCGGTGTGGATGCACAGCAGATGATTCAATGTTACGCCAAGCAATATCAGCATCTACTTCCAACCAAGTCTTAAGACTGCGCAGTCGACATGCCCAGAAATATAGTTGAATGTTAGGAACTGCCAACCCCCCTTTAGCAggtgttttttgtaatgttttaagtttaaTTCGAGGACGTTTGTTGTTCCAAATAAATTtagttataatggaatttatttctttaaaaaacgtcTTATGTGGAGAAAGAGGAATCATGGTAAATAAAAATAGAAGTCTAGGTAGAACATTCATTTTGATAATCGCAATCCTACCTTGCAGAGAGAGTAATAGTGCGCCCCATCTCTCTAGGTCCTGTCTGATATTGTTGAATAAGGAACTATAGTTTTGTTTGACCATCACCTGAAGTGAAGGAAGAATCTGAATTCCTAAATATGTAAATGCGCTATTAACTGGAATTGAAGCGGGCACTGACGTGATATCACTTCTCCCCGACAGTGGCATTAGTACAGATTTCTCCCAGTTAATCTTATACCCACTCACTTTtctaaaatcattaaatattttaagacaTTGAATAATAGAGGTAGAAGTATCTGACATATATAGTAGAATATCATCAGCGAACAGAGAGATGTGATGTTTAGAATTATCTATAATGATAGGGGCGATTACATGATCCTGACGAATTGCCTGGGCCAAAGGCTCTAACGAAAGGGCAAACAACAATGGTGACAATGGGCAGCCCTGTCTTGTGCCTCTGCCCAGCAGAAAAGCACTTGAGCAGCTCAACCCTGTTGACACCCTTGCAGCTGAATTACGATACAGAGTTTGTACCATATGTATAAAATTTGGACCAAAGCCCAGACACTTCAAAACTGACCAGAGATATGTCCATTCGACCCGGTCAAAGGCTTTCTCTGCATCTAGTGAGAGAATAGCACTTTGATCCTCAGTAAGTTTGGACTTGTCCATGATATTTAAAAGTCGTCTGACATTATCCATAGCAGAGCGACCCTTAAGAAAGCCTGTCTGGTCATGGGAAATTATAGAACCGGCAATTTGATCTAAACGGCGGGCTAGAACTTTTGCGTAAACCTTAGTGTCTGTACAGATTAGTGAAATCGGCCTGTAACTAGAGCAGCTAAAGGGGTCCTTCCCTTTTTTAAAATCAGTGAGATAAGGGCAGTATTCTGATCTCTGTGAAAACAACCTGTATCTATTGCAAAATTTAAGGAATTTAGAAGGAGTGGTCCTAGCAAGTCCCATATCACCAAATACAACTCTGGGGGTAGACCATCTAGGCCCGGGGCCTTTCCTTTATTCATTGACTCTAGAGCTTCTTTTACTTCACTTAATGTAATTGGAGAGTCTAAAAATTTCTGTTGCTCATCACTTAGGCAAGGGAGATTTAGTTTTGATATAAATTCAATTGTTTGTTGATCCTCTATCCCCACCTCGGAACTGTAAAGATGCTCATAGAAGTTCTTGAATGTAGCATTCACCTTGTCCGGAGCAGTATGCAGGGTGCCCATACTATCCTTAATGGCTGTTATTGATGACATTGCCTCATTATGTTTCAGCCTTAAAGCTAATAATTTAGTGGGTCGTTCtgcattaaaattataattttgtttgGTGCGATGAATCAAAAATTCTGCCTTTCTTAATAAAATTGCATTGCAATCAGATTTTAAATTTCCTAAAATCCTGCTCTTCTGTTCTGAAAAAGTTTCCTTTAAGTCTCtctctattattttaatttgtttttctaaatgATTTAATTCTTTAGTTTTAGATCTATGTTCATAGGAGGCAAATGATATACAGTTCCCTCTCAGAAAACACTTGGTTGTTTCCCATAAAATCTGCGGATTAACTGCTGAACTGGAGTTTTCTGAAAGAAACATGGTCAGATTATCTcgtaactgtttaataaaatcatCTTTCAGTAGCAGAGTTGTGTTAAAGCGCCACCTTTTTGTCCTTTGAAATCCTGTAGGGGGTGATAAATTACAAATTACTGCCGAATGGTCTGAAATGAGCATGGGGAGAATACCTATGTTATTTACACtctgaattaaatattttgatataagaATATAATCTATTCTTGTAAATGTCTTGTGTCGGGAAGAATAAAAGGTATAGTCTCTACATTTTTCATTCTGCAGCCTCCAGATATCACACAAGTCATTATCCAAAATAAGCTCATTCAATGCCCGGGAAGACTGGTCACTGTGTACAGCGGACGGTGCGGAGAGAGACTTATCAATAGAGGGATTGACAACTGCATTAGCATCCATACCCACTACCAGATTGTAGTCACCAAAGCTAAGGAGGAGCTTGGTAAGCGaaggaaaaaaaactgtcaaatttaTTTGGGGCATAGACTGAAACAAAAGCTATTTTTAAACTATTCCAGGATCCCAAAACATATGTGATCGCCCCATGATCATCACTCCCTGATTTCTCTAATATAAATGGGAATCTTCTATTTTGAAGTATTAGCACTCCTCTTGAAGCGCTAGTGTAAGATGAAGCggctataattttaaaatgtctattttgACAACGAGTAACATCTGAGGCCCTGAAGTGGGATTCTTGTATGAGAGCTATATCGGCTCTCTTGCGATGTAAATAATCCAGGCATTTTGTTCTCTTTACCGGTGAATTCAAGCCATTGACATTCCACGATATCACGTTGATATCATTCATAACAGAACGCATAGATTAAACACTTAACAGATACAGTGATCATTTTAAACCCATAAATAGCACACATGTAATCAAGAATGTCTCCCCAGAGAACCATCAAATTGaatatataataagaaaaagCAAACCCTGTTAACAACAAcgaaatgattaaattaaataaaaacagaataaacaaaatataaatggcAGCCTGTAGAGAGAGAATACAGTCTCTCTTACCTGCCTGGAAAATAAACAAATTCGAGGCCATGCGCTCGAGCTGCGCGGCTATACCCAGGGAGCCGTGTCTCGCCTAATCAAATGTCCATATCAGTAATACAACTTAAATTCCTACTTGAAATATGTAGTAAGCACCCTTTATATGAGGCAAAATTTAGTCAGTTGATAGCGCCGTCAGGTTTTCTCCCATCGGAGTGTCAGCATTTAGCGATGAGACGAACTTCTCCAGATCTGTGGGTGTTTTGAAGAGAATTTGCTCACGGCCGTTTAACACTTTCACCACTGCTGGGTATAACAAGAAAGACTCAATGCCCAACTGTTGGAGACGTTTCCTTTTTTCTGACATGACTTTCCTTTTTTGAGACGTGCCCTTGCTGTAATCGGGGAAGAACCATAGTTTGGTTCCTTCGTAATTTAGGGATGAAGAATTTCTGGCTTCCTTAAGAATCGCTTGCCTGTCATTGTACCGGAGAAGTTTGAAAATCAAAGTGCGCGCTTTCTTTCTGGAGGAATCTTCGTTCGCGTACAGGCGATGTGCGCGTTCAATCTCGATCACCTTCCCTTGCAAGGCCGGCAGCCACTTAGGAATCTGGGTCTGCAGGAACTGAATTGCATTGCTGCTTTCCGCGCCTTCAGGTAAACCCACCAATCTTAGATTATTTTGTCTGGCCTTGTCTTCGTAAAGCCAAAGCTTCTCCTGTAGCTCCTCCACACGCGACGTGCTGGCAATCGAATCCTTTTTAATATCGCGCACTGTGGATTGCATATAATCCAGTCTGTCGCCGACCGCTTTGACATCATTTTCCAGGGAGTTAAGACGTGTAGAAATCTTTGAAATTTCCTCCCGAACGATCGCAGACATACTTAGCTTTATAGCGCTCAGTTGTTGTTCGAGCATCTCGGCAATGGCGTCGTAAAGGCGTTCGTCATCTTTAGGTCGTTTTTTGGAGGGCGAGTGTAGCAATTCTCGTTTGGATGCCATCTCTGACGTCTCTTAACAAAAGCGAATACTTAAAACCTCAGTTTAAAGCTCAGTaggaatatttataaaagaaaaggaCATCTGAAGCAGAGCGCGTTTCACTAAGCAGCCATCACCGTCCGTTGCGCATGccctcagtcgtgtttttcatagttaccagtgccgatggagttttttaaagcgtcatattctgctggaaacgtttcatttgaatggtaatgtcccataagcggaggtcttgtgagtaacttcacaagtcggtcaaagtctacaccggtgacaagctcatctactcccagaacctgctactctctacctacacgttgtcagctgatgtttcaaaacctcaatactcgcatacagaacagcctcagcgtctgcacctcttatcggcactagctgcaagtctacaccccctctgtccagaagtgagcacagcctcttggtaccatcccagcaagcatttttttggggtgtttaaaggtgccaactgaccatcaaaagtaaaaatgactcattttatctcatcccaacagggaaaccaccaacaataaagaatgagttactatctggtgtcatggctttgcaattaaaacaagtttagttataatggaggtcattgggggcaaaaacagccacttgaacaatatgaacaatacataagggttaaaagtctaatagacggcttggttaaaaccaggctaaatctaggctgtcagtgagtgtgcacccctaaccccgcctctcacagtgacctcactagctccgctgagtgctttgtgtctcagattgcatgcaagtctgcagccagatactgctggaagctagtcatcaaatacacaggaacgaatgactacacgtgtcaatctgtctattaaactatctaatctgtctagtcagtcttttattatcttttatatgcaaaaatattcattcataaaaacatatgtatatatgaacactgggtcaaatagggtccgtgcattttaaatctaataacaaaattaacccaatgttggttttgtccatatttaaatgaacgtgtgtaaacgcacgctttgatcaaaccttttattccccttgatgatattgtgcttttttttcccctcaatgccctccaaagtttcaatgtttggccgtgtctgccatatctgttttgtttaaaaaaaaaaaaggaaaaaaaaggaatgcatcggttcctgcatgtagaattcagaaatctcatggcattgaaagaaaactggcagcagttgagtgccgaggtcaaaggtcagatgagcaggcatcacacctgataaacacctggggcaactgtacagtaaaaaaaaaacaaaaaaacaacaagattaagaaatattgctttaatttgagagagacaaaaaaaactcttccgtgttaaaatttgatgttcctccagcgttcttacgtcagtctttaatgtcaggtgatccttcaaat from Danio rerio strain Tuebingen ecotype United States chromosome 8, GRCz12tu, whole genome shotgun sequence includes:
- the LOC141375735 gene encoding E3 ubiquitin-protein ligase RBBP6-like, whose protein sequence is MSCVHYRFQSRLTYDSLQFEGLNISAGELKRQIMRSKRLKFCQLKISNAQTDEEYTDDALIPKNTSVIIRRIPAAGLKSSNRRFVGHQAGRWRKPSPRADPSLLSLEQLLKTENLAEAKASEEDKLKAVMYQSSLCYYSSRAAAPRRTSASGRAQGFLLEVDDPDRKGVMIDGSGRYVIPIIDAEAYAAEKRKRPSFSCQTEPLPSSSSAGAASSVRDAGGKRSRSPSSPETRGDQKRPRR